The Equus przewalskii isolate Varuska chromosome 4, EquPr2, whole genome shotgun sequence region CTGATGTACCCGCACTTGACCATGGGTCACTTAACACCACGTCTGACATATAATTGTTTAGTAAATGAAGATTAAATTCATAGAACTTGGGGACTAGGACTTTTATCATGTCCAACCTTTGCTTTACTTCATGGATGAATTTTTTAAGCATCTGTGTGGACCATGAACCCCCTTGTGGTTGCAAAGGATCCTCGAATCCACATATGCACCAAACATTGTCTTTGCACAGAATAAACATGTCTCCCACAGCAAATGGACGTAGATGCTATTGCAActcaatataattttattcaaaagtGCTGCTTAGCTCAGAGCAGCTTTTTGTCACACGTGTGCTCGAAGACTGATATTTAAAGAGCTAcaggttttaaaacaaaaattcattatAATTAATAAGTTTAGGACCACTACTCTCCAGCCTCAGCTACCCTTCCTGACCTCACAGGGCAGCTCATTCCACTGCTGAGCAGCTGTCGCTGTTGGTGAACATTCCTGCCTCGTTTAAGTTTCATCCTCTCTCCTGGATTTCCACTCAGTTTGTGCAGTTTCTGTCCTCAGGACTCTTTGCAGAGGGAAAGGCTAGGATTAACACTACCTCTCTTATAAATCTAGTTATTTATAGATACTGCAAGTTtgcatatttctatttaaaaatttttttgtcctCCTCTTTGTACATCTCCTAATTGGAAGGGGAGCTAATCCTTTTAAAGAGAAGACTGAGCAACAGGGACTCATTATTTTATAAACCTAGGGCTAAGGCACTGTCTCTTCACCCCAAGCTCTCCATGAAGCAGGGGCTCCGCATTGCACGCCTGCTCAGATGTTTTGTGTTGGTTCGTCTGGCATGCCCTTCATGCTGTAAGGACAGGGAGTCCAACCTGGAGTGGGCGCTGAGGCCTGTACCAAGAGGAACACCGAACCCATGGTTTGAGGGCATCCCACAGCACCACCAGTGGCCGTTCACTAGGAGACTCCTCTATGGGAAGCCCTTCCTCCACCATTTTTCCAGTAAGCCTCTTTATTGGGCCCAAGTGCAGGCTCAGATTCCCACCACTTGCCTTGGGCAGCTTTGTTTCCTCAGATTTCAGAGCCGTTACTTGCTCTGAAGCTGGGCCTCCGAGCACCCGAGTTGTTCCCTGGGATTAGTGGGCGCTGGCATGCAGCCAGACAGGCCCTTGTTCCTTGCGCAGCCTACAGGAATTGGTAGGGACCTGAAGGCCTACAGCCCTGCTTGTACTCATCTTCGCAATGAGTAGTGTACTTCTCCTCACACTGATGTATATAGGTGCAGTTTGCATACAATTTGCATGTTCTCGGTCATTCTGAGGAGACTTGAGATTCACTCCACCCCCAAGGACCCTCACCAAGGTTCAAGCCAACAAACATTCcagtgccaggtgctgggctagggaagggagaggaaaggtgAATAAAACATAGTGCCTGCCTGCAAGGAGCTCCCAGACAGGAGAGATAATGACTAGAGTATAAATGTCATCAATACGACATATTTGTATTTGAAAGAGTCCAAAATGCTGTGTGGCACAGCAGCAATTCTTCTGGGGAGAGAGTGGGAGAAGCCTCTGCGAGGAGGTAATATTTGAAGAGACCTGGGTCTTAAGGCAGAAGAAAGGACAGTGGGCTACAGAGCCCCACATTGCCCAATTTCAGGGGATCCCTTTCACATTGGACTCTGGAGGAATGGCAACCCCTAAAGCGATGCAACTTGGAGGTGCTGTGGGGTGACGTTCCAGGCCAGGGGAATACCATGGTGAAGGTATCAACACTCTGAGAGGGCAATGGGTTTTTTACTTCCACATGTATCCCAGCCTGTGAAATGTTTTGTCCCCAGAGCTGACAAAGTTTAATGAGATACACAATTGCTAAACTACCCCTGCTTCAGGCCAGCACCCAATCCAGAGCTGTCCTTACCTCCTGTGGGCTTTCTTCAGACTCATTCGGCACAAACACAAGCCCTATTCAAAGCCCCTCCTAGCCCCTCTTGGGGAGATGCTCCTCTGTCCTCCACGGTGTGCAGTCTCCCTTGATGCAGCAAGTTAACAAGTCTAACTTGGACTGCCTGTGTGTTCCTAGTGGTCTTTTTTGGGTAGGCTTTATCAGAACTGCTGAGTTCAAGGCATTTCTTCCCCATGAGGCCAACTTATAAAGAGATAATATACCAATTTCCGTGtgattactatgtgccaagaactgtggtgtttcatttatattttgtattttattccatttttcaagaCAACTCTATGAAGAAGgcatcatcattcccattttacagatgaggaaactaaggctcagagagattaagtaacttcaGTAGCACACTGCTAGTAAATAGAAGAGCTGGAATTAAATCCAAGTCTTTTCCAATGGGTTATCTATCCAGTCAAACACGGTAAATGTTAAAGACGCTTATGAACAAAGGGATGAGGGGTTTCTGAAGGACCTTCTGAAAAAGTAGGGGGAGCTATCTTAATGTTTAAGGTAGGTCTCACAGAGTGAGTCTGAGTTTGACAGGTGAAAAGGTGGAAGAATGGCACTCTAAAAAAatggaatagcatgtgcaaagctTGGCATTGAAAGGTTATGGTGTATTCGGAAAACAGCAAAAAGCAGATGAGGCTAAAATAATTCTAGCTGGCAGCATAGAAGCATGGAGAATGGAAACAGGAGAGGTGAATTGCAGACAGGAGAGTGAGGTACAAGGCTGTCTCAGAAATTAGGCAAGAGCTCGTGAGGGCTGGGACTACAGAAGGAACAGTGGGAATGAAGATAAGAAGCtgaattcaaaagatattttgcaGGTAGCATAAGCAGGATTTGAGAATGGATTAGTTGCTGCAGGCAGACCCTGGAGTGAACCCAGTCCAGAGTTTAGGAGATTTGAAGGGATGATGATCCATTAAATGAGATGGCAAAAACAGGTGGTAAAACAGGTTTGGGAGGTCCAGAGAAAAGGTGGGAACGTGGAGCTGATGGCAAAAGCTGGGAGAAACACTACATCCATGCCTATGGGGAAACGGAAGTGAAGAGGATGAGACAACTTTATCTGTAATTCTTTACTCTTCTTACTTCAAAAATAACTTGAAGCACTTGTAAACATCTGGGGTGGTACACACAGGTGCTTATATTAGTTTCTGTAGTTTTTACTTTCCCCAAAATTAGCGCTTGGAGTTAAAAGAAATTACCTACTAAGCCTTTGAAGTACCTACTATGCGCTTGGCACTGTTCCAGGCATTTGGGATATTTGCCCCCTTCTACTGGCCTCTTCCTTTAGAAGTTACCAGGCCTGGAGTTCAGAAACGGCCTCTGATTCCAGCTTGGTCACCCGAAAGTCGCTTTTCCTACCTGGGTCTCCTTCAGCTCTCAAATCTCACGGTTTAACACTACAACTGCACCTAAGCATTCCTTCCTCTCAGAGGTGGTCCCCACATCGCAGCCCATTGGCATCAGTAACTCCACACGGCGAGTGTTCATGAAGGGCCTGACCTATTAAGAACGTTTTCCTAATGGTCCTTAACATCTCAGCCTCCCACATCACCCTAGCCCAGAGTCATAGATTGTCCTTATGGGATTTCAAATTTGCAAGGAATCTTGATCATTTTTTTGATAATGGGCGACGGGCAGAAAATTTCAGTCCTAATTCCAGTCTAATCAACAGCCACAATTTCTGTACATTCAATACCAACTCTTTTAGGCGCTGTGGCGAgaacagttaaaaacaaaacaaaacaagaatttcCGCCTTCAGGCAAAGTACAtccagagtagggagacagatccaagaaaaaaagacaaagtgcAGTGCGTCACTATGACGTAGGACGAAGCAAGGGGGGCAGTCAGATACTAGTCCTATGACTCCCACAAAACCTAATCCCGAGAGAGCCCTTCCGGGTCACACTCGCCCCAGCCAGGCTTCAGATTCGGCTCAGGGCCCCGCCTTCAGGCCCTGGCCCCGCCCACACCCTGATGTCATTTTCCCGGGCGGCGCTGCATTGACCTGGCCAATCGAAAGCCGCAGAACCTGCTCTGGCTCCGTTAAGCCCCGCCCCGTGAGTCGACGCGCGGCGACGGCGATGGGGCCGGGCCGCTGTTTGGCGCGGCGGCTCGGGCCGCTGCTGTGGCGTAGGGCCCTTCCTCCGGGAGCAGGGCCCGCGGCAAGCGCGGGGCCTCGACTTCGGCCGCTGGCCGTGGGGCGACTGCTGGCGGGCCCGGCGCCCGGCCGGGTCTGCCTGATCTCCGACCGTGCTCGCGGCCTGCACGGGGGGCCCGGCCTGGAGGAGCTCCGGGAGCGGGCAGCCGGCGAGCGTCGCCCCGAGTCAGGCACAGCAGGTACGGGCGTGAGGGAGGGCGGCGGCGGCCCCCTCGGGGCGGCCGGGTCCCAGCTGAGGAGGCTCTGAGGTCCCCTCTCAGCATTGCTCTTGGAGTCACAAAACTACAGCCCCGGAGCTGGAAGGGACTTCCGAGGTAGTTGGCGCCAACTTTGCCATTTCACagtgaagaagctgaggcccagagatgagcTGACTTCAAAACTCCAGGCGTCCGGACGGTCACACCGACCCCTTGGCATCACAACCTCACTGTCCTCATCCCCCTTCACACTCTTCTTAGGGTCCCGAGAAATGGACTTGTCGAGAGTGTCGGGTCGTGAGGATTCTGAGGAAGAGCCGGGGGCTGGGGGCTACGGGGACGCGTAGGAAGCGCTAATAGGAGATGCCATTTTAGGTCCTCTAATTAGTGTAAGTTTTTAGAAACTTGAGAGATGGTAAATATCGCATCTGTGAAAGGGTAGATATGAGAGAGCGAGGTCTTAGTGGACTTAGCCACTAGGGCCTTGGGAGTCAGCTTTAGCACTTAAGAGATCTGTAAATTTACAGGCTCTAATAATAATCCAAGGTGAACAGAATATCTAAAtctctacagaaaaaaattgttttcacagATAACAGTTGTTACATGAGGCAAATGGCTTTTAAGAAAAACTTGAGGGTTCAAAATGAGAATCGCTGTTAAAATTTTAGCTCTGTTGGTTGATTTGGGGGCACACTTACTCTGCTAGGCCTCTTTCTTTATCTCTCCCGTGAAAGGTTGTGGACCACATACTACCTAAGAGCCCTTCCAGCTCACAGTTCTAATTCTGTAACTCTTTATGGCTGGGATTCAATTTAATATACTCCTGGATATCACCACCTCCCCAACTCGTgctactgtttttctttctttgtatggCAGTTCTGTGTTTGAGGTGTTTGCTCATTTTCTTAAGTACTAGTGAACAGAAAGTCGTTTGTTGCTGATGTGTGGTTCTTGCATGTGGTAATAGGAAGGGTTGTGTGGTGGCTTTATGTAACCTGAACACCCTTCCCATAAAAGTTGAGCAGTGCTATATGAAACCAGTGCCCAGGTTCAGCTTCCAGAAGGCCTGAGGGCCCTGCCATCTTTCACAGCATTTTAGATCTTAACACTCTCATGGAGGAGCAGTTTCACTGTCAGCTGCCCACATTTCTGGGTGCATACAGTGTCTGTCTTCTGCTTGGCCACCTGACACAAGCAAATCTTTGTGCATTTCAGATCATACTGGTCCCAAGTTTGACATCGATATGCTGGTTTCACTTCTGAGGCAAGAAAATGCAAGAGACATTTGTGTGATCAAGGTTCCTCCAGAAATGAAATATACAGATTACTTTGTGATTGGTAGTGGAACTTCCACCCGACACTTACATGCCATGGCCTACTACATTGTGAAAATGGTaggatgctttcttttctctttggaactGTTAACAGAATGGAATAGTATCAGCGCATCAGGCTGAGGATCAACACTTAAAAAGTAAACCCATCGTATGAGATTATAAAAGAAGCCCCAATTTTCAGAATTTGTGTGAGTGTTTTATGTTCTTTGATAGTGAAAGTTATGCGGACAAGTATCTAGCACCAGTGAGTCAGGATATTTCTAATTCTTGTCTCTTGTGaccacaaggaaaaaatatttaaaaaataacctgaaGGAGGCTAGAAGACAGTATAACCCAGAGGGATTtctagagcagcactgtccagtgtggtagccattagccacatgtggctgtttaattaaattaaaattcagaattcaTTTCTTCAGTTGTACTATGCACATTTTAGGTGTTCAGTGGctacacgtggctagtggctaccatattggacagcacaactGTAAAACATTTCCCTAACTGCAAAAAGTTCTATGGGGCGGTGCTGGCCTAGGTCAAATGTTTGAGCGTGTCCAGTGTtcccaagcactgtgctgggtatTGGGAAGATAACAATGGAAAAGATTTAGTCCTTGCCTTCCGAATTCACCAGTCTAGTTAAAGAGAAGGCAGTTCATTTTCCAACAGGACTGAATATgaatcagaaggaagaaaatgtacTTGGAAGCCTTTAGCTGATTCTGATACTACTGTGCCAGGGGAACATACCTCTCACCTTGTTGAAAATTGACGATAGAGGGGACAGATAAGACCAAAAGAATAGCTGGGATTGCCTAGAGAAGGGTGGTAAATTAAGCAGGGGGCTGAAAACAGAACCCTGGTGCAACACGGCAGAGCAAAGGAAGATTCCAAAAAGGAGAGTggttggagagacagaaagagaaccAAGAGGGCATGGAGAGGAGTTGTAAGACAGGGTCCCGGGGGCTCTGTCAGATGGAATAGTGAGTGGGGCAGAGTAAGATGAAGACTTAGGAGTGACCATTGCACTTGGAGATATAAAAAGAATGATGGGTTTTTCAGAGAAGTTTATGTGGAAGAGGAAGGGCGAGGGAAGAGTAAttacttttacaaaaattttagatgagcaaggagaaaaatacaaGGTCAAGACAGATTTGTTGTTTGTGGTAAAATAAACGGAATGTAAAACttaacattttaaccatttttaagggtacagttAAGTGGCATTAGttacattcatgttgttgtgcaaGCATTAcaaccatccatctccagaatgtttttcatcttgccaaactgaaactctgtacacattaaacaataacttcccattctGGCTCCTCCccgagcccctggcaaccaccattctgctttttgtctctatgaatttgactgctttaagtacctcatatgagtggaaccctatcatatttgtccttttgtgagtgacttatttcacttagcatgttttcagggttcatccatgttgtagcatgtgtcagaatgtctttctttttaaggctgaatattcattttattgtatgtatgttccacattttatatattcatcctttgatggacatttgggttcctTTCACCTTctgattattgtgaataatgctgctataaacatgaaTGTAGAAATATCTGTATATGTCCCTACTTTTAATTTCAGAAGCGAAATTGCCAGATCATGGTAAttcttttccataatggctgcacctctttacattcccaccagcagtgcacaagggttccagtttctccatgtctttgccaacacttattttctggttTGTTGATAATAGTAATCCTAAtgggagtgaagtgatatcttgtggtttttgatttgcattttcctaatgttagtgatgttgaacatcttttcacgtgcttattggccatttgtatatctttggagaaatgacttttcaagttctttgcccatgttttaatcagattgttttttgttgtgaagttgtaggagttctctatatattttgagtattaacCCCAAAGCAAGtatgttatttgcaaatattttctctcattctgtaggttgcctttttactctgttgagtgtcctttgatgcacaaaagattttaattttgataaagtccagtatatctgttttgttgttgttgcctgtgcctttggtgtcatatccaagaaatcattgccaaatccagtgtcatgaagctttttcactgttttctcctaagagttttatagttttagtcttacatttaggtctttctttgatgcattttgagtttttaTAGATGTGTAAGGTAAAGGTCCAtcttcattctcttgcatgtagGTATCTAGTTTTcctagcactatttgttgaaaagactgcccTTTCCCCAGTGAATGGACtttgcacctttgttgaaaatcatttgactctGTGGGCTctttactttatttattattgatctgtatgtctcttTTGATcactattttgattattgtagcttttttAGTAAGCTTTGAAATTTTACTACAGTTTGAGAGCTGCAACTGTagtcttccttttcaagattgtttttggctatttggagtctctttagattacatataaaatttaggatggatttttctatttctgcaaaaaaaagtcattgggattttgatagcaattgcattgaatctgtagctaGCTTTCGGTAgggtggtttttggttttttgcaggtttttgtagtctttttttttttgctgaggaagattggtcctaagctaacatctgtgccagtcttcctccattttgtatgtgggatgccgccacagaatgg contains the following coding sequences:
- the MALSU1 gene encoding mitochondrial assembly of ribosomal large subunit protein 1 isoform X2 is translated as MGPGRCLARRLGPLLWRRALPPGAGPAASAGPRLRPLAVGRLLAGPAPGRVCLISDRARGLHGGPGLEELRERAAGERRPESGTADHTGPKFDIDMLVSLLRQENARDICVIKVPPEMKYTDYFVIGSGTSTRHLHAMAYYIVKMYKYLKCKSEPHVKIEGKDTDDWLCVDFGSMVIHLMLPETRETYELEKLWTLRSYDDQLAQIAPETLPEDFILGIEDDTSSLTPVEVSGK
- the MALSU1 gene encoding mitochondrial assembly of ribosomal large subunit protein 1 isoform X3, which encodes MGPGRCLARRLGPLLWRRALPPGAGPAASAGPRLRPLAVGRLLAGPAPGRVCLISDRARGLHGGPGLEELRERAAGERRPESGTADHTGPKFDIDMLVSLLRQENARDICVIKVPPEMKYTDYFVIGSGTSTRHLHAMAYYIVKMYKYLKCKSEPHVKIEGKDTDDWLCVDFGIWKMKLHLGHITDEE
- the MALSU1 gene encoding mitochondrial assembly of ribosomal large subunit protein 1 isoform X1, with translation MGPGRCLARRLGPLLWRRALPPGAGPAASAGPRLRPLAVGRLLAGPAPGRVCLISDRARGLHGGPGLEELRERAAGERRPESGTADHTGPKFDIDMLVSLLRQENARDICVIKVPPEMKYTDYFVIGSGTSTRHLHAMAYYIVKMYKYLKCKSEPHVKIEGKDTDDWLCVDFGSMVIHLMLPETRETYELEKLWTLRSYDDQLAQIAPETLPEDFILGIEDDTSSLTPVEVKCE